In Dermacentor variabilis isolate Ectoservices chromosome 10, ASM5094787v1, whole genome shotgun sequence, the genomic window cctcagtttcatatagcgccagcgcccgccgctagaggcgcaaccgtgcatgagagggcatgcgaacgccgctgccgctgtggttgtgtgggggcagcctcggtattctagctttctcaacttcctcaaccatcgctttagtttcacgtaactatttttaacattgaatataattaaattactgactgagcgtgtcttctgcgatgatatgagcgcacgggacgaaaaaaaaaagccgctcataacatggagcttgcggtggtctcagaccgaaaaaaaagaaagaactggaattttaagagccagaaccgcgatacgattatgaggcacaccgtagtgggggactcgggattagttttgatcacctgggatcctttaaaatgcgcctaaatttaaataaacgggtgttttgcatttcgcccccgtcgaagtgcgtccgctgtacacggccgggcggtctcggtccggatttcttcatcatcgccgttcgcctcaacgcttcggtgggctccgctttttaatatttgccttaaattaaacaccgcgcattcgcaacaaaacgccagtggtcccacttatcactagatgagtaagcgccaattctccgttgcgcatagcgccagattgttcgccgagcacagctgttcagtttctgttaaactgtggcagagaaggactctgtgggcagtatcttataacgagatcaaaagaatgaaattgctattgcaaagggctgctaccgtagaatacttcatgacaaagaaaagcgaactgagctgctccatgcgcttaagatttcttgcaaagcgatgccatttctgaataagataatgcaagacgaacttcgctactaaatgtcttcggtgcggcttttaacaacggattaaggcgaacctgaagtgtgtggggatgcgcgactctcgcgcgtcccctgatgtttttcccgcatagcgcgtctcctgtaatcccacttcgccgcgtggcctgcgtgacgtcagcggcggtcaatgtggttgaagcgcggtgcgagagatggcgcgagcgtcgcgccgctgcggggttactcgggcgtcgggagacaaggcgctctggctgttgggttcgagacagcaagcgggacggtcgtgccgcacgtgcagcgaccctcttgcccggcgggtcggcgcacggcggggacgtctcccgcgtgcgcgccgacccatgcttctgcgagaccgcctcgcgtggccgccctcgaacgcgccacgattcgcgtgaccatacacgcgcacgaccaggccttgggatccagcatggggcgaacatattcgctcgcttccggtcgcggtgagtcagacttgtagatttgtcgcgcgcccatcggcgtgttttgtggatagcaactcggctagcaggcactgatctatgaaaggtgcaataaatgcccttgtgattgtttgcactactgtgttgtcgttcctttgtcccaagagcacgggtgtgagagaccccacaagtgttaggttcagttgaaactagctgtaattaggcaattgccttagcaagcagtcgtttagaagcgtcagtaagcccagcacttattcacgctgctcgtggtttcgacgcagaaacgacgagactaggtattttggttcttaattcgcaactatttacaatgtgttaaaatgttgcaatcaccggtcctgatattcttatcatggtcgaaaaatgaaaaaaaaaactttataattcgattaagaaaagaaataaaacgtgttggtgcaaaaacaaaatacaagcacgatcatttatttatcatgtaaaacaagcggagcgaaatacagatagtacagaggcgtccggtcataaatggtccaccattcacaatgcaagaagtttgttaaaagcatctttgaaacggcgttagtcttcagcgtcggcttctcacgctccagggacacgtcgtcgccgttgatgttgaaattgtacgcagtgacgatgtccgaggcgtcaaagtgtttcgtgcacacacgcgtatacttcgattcgaaattaaaaccgccactttcctaccgcggtatggcccgcttccatttctcgcgctgctccttgttattaggtaaacagaacaacgacaccttttcggtcgtgcccttgtagccggaacggcacccaggcacgcaacacgtgttcggcatcgttgtcccaccccgccacttcaaccaaacagcccagcactcgaaaaatagcgcagcacatgcacataacgcacccgatcactcagcttgcctcgcactgcgcgcgcgtttcggtacgcgaacgatgccctctgtggcacagtggcgccgcgtcgcggcacctttgggcagcatatgaacctctcccatagcgtgacggcggagtttcgtgaccagaaaaacatggaaggacggTGCACGTAGCCAGCTACGCATGCGTAGTGCCGAAGTTGTCTGGTCGGGCGCTTACTCCGCGGCCAGCACCCTGTAACCCAAGTTGACTACTCAGCAAGACAGCAGCAAGCCTAAgtttcctatatatatatccacaaatatgTTCGGCTAAGAAGCGACGATGAGCACCAAACTCCGTCCGAGAAGGAGACGAAGAACGCTTCGCTTTATAATGTATCCCGACCCACACGACTGCAATTGTCACATCGCAGTTCGTCTGTAGCCTACtagagatatttttttttgtcaattgaAGCAATTATCCACACTCGCCTGTAGTACACAGCGAAATTCCCTCACATCATCTCGAACACTTgcagaggcgggcattacttgcgcAGGAAATCGCAGTTAGATGTTAACTAATTAACAAAGTTCCACTAATTCCGTTCTATAGCTAAACAGTTTATTGCCGGCGCTGAGGTCGACTGTAGTCGTGAAATCATAATCATTCAGCATAAGTGATGTGCTTAGTACCAGTTCTGAGCGTCGACTGTTGAAGAATGTAGCATGCGCATGTATTTTTGGATCCATTTCTGTGACAAAATCAGTCGTGTTTTTGACAAGCAAAGAAACAAACGTAGTAATATTTAAAGAAAGCTTGTGAGAGAACGTTACACGAAATTGATACGCGCATGACAGGTGTGGATAAATTATATCGCGTGTGACCTTCATCCTGCGGTGAGTTATTCTGattgcggcggtggtggtcggAATGATGATTTATCATCATCACGACAATGTGGAGGATGATACTGCTGGTTCGCAGTTCATTGAGTTTGTTGCTCGTCACACTACTACAGGCGAGGTCTTTTGTCAAAAGCATTGTGTGGCGGTTTGCAACACGCAATGGTTATTATGataattattatttgttttgaaagcttGTATATACTAAACTGGAAAGGGAAAGAGagcagcaggctggcaactgccagtggaaagggcacaacgcctgcctactcttcagaaaggagggcGAGACAAAAACACGGAAATTGAAGATataaaagggaagaaaaaggaaagaaagagcaagacgAAAAGCCTCAAAGAATTAAGCAGAACAAACACAGAGTACAGATCAAACACAGTAGTGCCGGTCGCTGCAGGTCATGCCACTGAAGAATGTCGAAATAGAAACGCGAACTACAagcgtgaacctaagttagttacttttacaaaagtaaaaaaaaaaagcgcaatatgcgcctgatcgcgtcgagacgcgAGACCAATCGGGTACAAACATTCGTTGAGTCTcaaacaccgcaggccaaggagttagcagcagcagcggctaccTCCTTGAGCTGTGCAACGATAGCTGTGCAACTACCTCCCTCACTGTGAGCTGTGCAACGACAGCGGGGCAGGGCATATCGCCAAACAATCGTGGGCGTATTCGTTCGTGCATAGCGCGGTATTTCCAAGCGGGCAGGCTCACCTTGACGGGATGGAGGTAGCTCCGGCTGCTGGCCGATTCGAGTTCTCTTCCCGTGGAGTCGTCCGCGGAACTCTGCCAAGTGCAAAACGAAAGTGGGTCACTCATTAAGTCAGCCGCTGAATCAAGAGCTACATTTTGATGTTTTTTTGCCTACATTTCTCGCCTCTCTGGAGATGAGCTAATGCTGCTTAACAAACAGGAgagcataggcggaaagttttcatttttacagggggggggggggggtgatcagTCTTATATACACATTggtggggttcggaaagctgacccccccccccccccggaaaaaatTTAATCTTACCGCCTATGCTGTCATGTTTGCTAAGCAGCATTAGCTCACCTCCTGAGACCATGGCTTCTGCAGGtgccgaaaatagaaacgtcaatcgaagggcttaaaaaaaaagagacgtttccacattagcagcgaaacaattagcgttacatcacctatttgacaagtaccaggaatctattcGCGTCTACAGGGGCGGCTCTGTAATCAAAGAAACTGCGACTGCAGCTTACGTCATACCATCCTTATaggtagagtacgcttgtcgactagggcgcacgtcgtcaccaacaatagcggaaacagtggcaattctccaagccacttactttatcaaaacatatgagacaccaacaaagtgggtaatttgcacagactccttatcggctttagcgTGTCTTGAAAATATTGGTGACAGCCTACCACACACACGAATAGCATgcgcagtactgaacagtttTACCTCAGGCTAATGAATggaaacatgaagtgatattacagtggatcccgggccatgctggtatagcaggcaacgaactaccggactcattggcaaaatcggcccataaaaTGCATaaattcaactcatccctttatcaccaatggacaaaaaacggatattgagagtactaaaTTAAGACATGTGTATGTCAACATGGTTcaatgaaaacactaaggaatcaatcATTTACGAAGTagaccctcaactcaaatacgggctggatgtagaactttcgaaaagtaccgagacactaattcatcgactgcgccttgggacagcatacaccaaacatttcctgtATCGCATGAAACGGGCTCCTTCCttggcttgctcctgtggccaggacgatgaggatgttcgccatctactgcTCGAATGCCCCATACGCAGGATGCAAAGATGGCTGcttagaacaagagctacactccattgatcctcaccggcctttctcactcacTAAATTGCTGGGCCCagggccatcgaaaatagcacagcgaaaagcattgaacgcacttgaacatttttaccAAGAGAcacgcatgcttaacaagtactagatattgcactgaataatcacacgatgttacTATAACTTGCTCCTGTTattttgtaattattagtgcttgtatattacatGTTAtacttttttgtattctgtgcgtgcattattttaacTCTGTGCAATTCCTCATCTATTTATAcgctcatcgcagtctacattacggccgtttgtgtgtgtttgtgactttgctCACAAACTcgttgtggtgcaacttgcattttgCTTTTATATTGTTATGGCCTCgggtgtataggactgtgtgctgtggatttctgaccctatgacgtgatttcctttcattttctttcatatttttttatagTGTTGTTTCCGCTacgagaaaaggagtagccgtcaccattataaggtgactaccgtctctttcttttattttcatttcaataaaagaaaaaggcaaaacaCATGAATATATGAGTATTTACAAGACCATACAGTCGGAGGCAGTTCattttcacagcccgagtccccTCGCACTAACAAGATACTGGCGTCACTCGCATGAGCCATGCGACAAGCGGATTCAGTTAAACACGTTAGGGACATAAATATGTGTTTTGAGCGTATTAAATCGCACAAAGGCGTATCAATTTAAAACGTCATGTAATGCCGTGTGAAAGTTTTAATACAAAAGTACAAACAACAAATCTTTTCCTGGCGAAAGGTCCGCTGAAAAGATAAGGCATAACGTGTATAAAAATTGCACATTATATTACTATTTCTGAACACAAGCTATGGCGAATTATTAGCATAAGGCAATGTGAGTCCGTTTAATAATAGTTTAATAGATTAATTACTGACAAAGCATGTCTTATGCAGAATAGAGGATTATAGAGTAATAAATTACCAGGCGCGCAAATAAACAACCATATTAACAAATCAATGAATAACACACAGCGATATCTCAAAAACGCGAAAGCACGCGAGAGCAAGTAGGAATGGTGTGCATTGCGTTATACATCATATGGCGCATAAAAATTCATAACGAAAATGCACAGCATAGACTAGGAAATTTTACAACTAGCGCAACCAAGCGTCTTTGTGTACCCAAAAAGCCTCACCCTGTTTGTGCAGCTATGTACCCCCTTTTCGTTCCCTTGTATAACGTTTCTCATTGCTTTCTAAGCCAGGCGGTTTGCTTTGCCTTGTAAGTTGCCGACTTTGTCTTGCCTGTTAAAAACATAAGTTCGTTGTCTGATGCGATGGTATCACcatcagtgaaaaagaaaaaagtgttcattCGAGCGCTTGATCTGGCAATGAAGTCGCCGGCAATCTTATTCAAATCGATTTTGCGGGAGAATTCTTTGGGAGCGTGCAAGATTGCCAGATGGTTCAAACGGGCTTGTCCACTCGTCGACCGCAAGTATGTTTTCAGTcgccgaagaaaagaaaaggacctCTCGGATGTTCGTTTGAGTTCTCGTTAGCAAAGCCTACTGGAAAAAGAAGCGATACTGAGGCGCGTaccattcacgtgcatttcacgcgCTTTAGTAAAatactctgccgaaggggtcactcaAGTCTGCAGGTTCTTTTTTCAGTGTCAAGAAAGCacacaaagcaatttgaagcgtggcgaccacacagcaacatattcatttccTAGGCATAGGCAATCCATAACATTAGAAATAATtgtaattggctacctccttcgcattaaaatatataataaactttgtcctgtgcaTATAGGTAAATATATTGTCTGTGTATGGTGCTCGCAATGGAAATTTTAAGAAAACGTTGAAGTGAAAAAAGTACGGATCAGATAGTcatggtgcttctaatgcgcttgtcttactattgtcaggatttgaagaaataaaacgaaagtatgaattaaaagccgtgcgcGTCCGCGCCAGCAATGACgtaagcttttagccacaataaaatttaagTGAAACGGTAGAGACCACTCGAAAGAAACCTCATTTGATGTCCGTAGTCGGCGCCTTTACACCAAAATATTATTTGTCATGCCGAAGTGACACTGTTTTTCACTAACAAGTTCTTCCATACAATACATGTCTAGTACTGCATGTAAGTATGAAGTTCTGCATAAGATTCTAAATGACATAACGTTTTGTAGAAGCTCTCAAAACAACAGTGCGAACGAAACAGCGCTACCATTTAACGTACAGTATAAACGAGACTCCTATGAACAAGGCTTTCTTGGAAAATGATCGTATAGTGTAGGTACAGCAAATGATAAGCTGGAACTAAGCCACTGTCATCAAGAAACGTTCTTCAAAAAACTCTTGCACATCACTTTCGTATTACCTTTGCTATGCGTGTCGTACTCTTACATTATGGTCATGCATATGTTACATGCACAAGAATGTCGGAGCGCACGGCAGCATCTGTGAAAAACCCTAAATCTTCGTAAGTCAAAGAGTAGCTGGCGCCGCATGCTAACAAAATAAAGTTGCTCCAGACGTTATGACGCTCGCGTTCTTCTAGAGTTACGCTTAGGGCTCCAAAGTGTATTAGCTAACTACTTTACAGTTTGTTTCCTGCATACGAAAGACAGCGCACAGAATCAAACAAAACGGAGCGTGTCATAAGCCTTGAAGCCTCGATGTCCAGAACGCTACACTTTcatattctattttttttccctAGGAGGCGTTGGTTGATTCTTTTGTCCAAACTTCGCAATCGACTGCTGACTGAAGGTTACTATAGCCACAGAGTTGCCTGCTAAAATTACTGTAGAGGAACTCTGGTGCGCTGCGGTCGGTTCAGCTATCATGGAAATGATTGtcagtgcatggatttgtctgatattcgtggcTTCGGTTGTTCCTGATGACGTTGTACTGACTACGCCGTACCTGCCGTTACTGGCTTAAATTTCGAAGGGATCGTATTTTCCTAAACGCAGAAGGCAAAGAGACTCTCCGCGTCTGCATGGTCACTGCGAATTGTGGCATTTATAATGTAATACTTCTTCGGAAACGATCAGTACGCAAATTAAGTCATTCGAAACTAGAAGGACGAACAAGGCTGAaccgccatgcttgcagctcccgcCTAGACGCTAGCGCCAGCGTACGCTGTAGTAGCTTACGTATGAAACCCTAGTGTTCTAGTGGTATAACCGGTATTACGTGCACATAACTGGTATTACGTATTTTTATAGCACCTCGCTACAATTGCTGAAACACAGGAAAGTACACAAATGAATGATGTGGATGATTTTTATTTTACGCAAAGGCCAGGAGTGACCACGGAGAGTAACAACAAAAAATTTTGCGTATTCCATGCGCTGTGAAAATAGCTTTCACTGGCGTTCGTGAAGAGCGCTGCTCCTTCTTAGCGACAATTTGCAAGTACGGACCATGCGACCCAGCTGGACAGATTTTCACTGGGAACCGCCTGGCTCAACACAAACTTGTGGCGCTCTATGATGTTCATGCCACGTATGACGACGAAGGCAATGGTAACGATGAAACGATCACGACGGCCTGACGGCGACTGCACGACGGCAatgcaacgatgacgatggcaccACGACGACAACGGGACAAAGACGGCACGAAGACTATGCTGTGACGACGCTGCAGTAACGGCGGTGGTATGATGGCGATGCTGTGATGACAACGGCATGGTGACAATGGGTTGACAACGACGCaacgagcacgacggcatgacgacgatgctaTAACAATGCTCTAATGACGGCGGCTGTGTGACGAGGGCGGTGAGTTGACGCCGGCATGACGTCAGTGGAAGTACtacatgacgacaatggaacgaccgcGACGGCGTGATGGCGGCTTTATGACGACAACGCACTGACGACAATACCATGACAatggtggaatgacgacgatggaatgataaTAACCGCCCGAAGATTGCAGCGTgatgacgaagatatatgacaaCGCTGGGACGGTGTGATGACGGCGaaaggatgatgatgatcgcaTGACAGCGAAGAAGCGATTTCATAGGCATGAAAGTGATGAAATGATGATACCGgaatgacgacggcggcatgacaacgacggcgtgTGGGTTTTGGAGCTCATGTCCGCGCTTAAGTGCATGACCTGCCCATCGCGGGCTGCCTTTATTTACATTCTATCCGGGGTTTGCACAATGTACGGTACCGCCCTGTCGTGCAAGACTGCAGTTAGCAGCGAGTAACGATAACAGTGGTACGACAATGACGCAGGAATGACCTCAAGTAGGGATGGTAAGGACTGGAGTGCCGTCCTGATAGTGAGTTACTCGGAAaaacaacagcggttgcagcagtgggaaagtcgaaggcaatgaaaaagaaatcttcACTTGAAAAAGTCTGCGTTAATTGAACTTGAGAACGTGTCACAGACTCGACGCTTGGTTCCGCGCCTTCCGATCTGTTGCACACACTGGGATCAGAGCGTACGGGCACCATGCGTAGAAGTACACTAAATTTAAGCGGCCCGCGTATGCCTTTCTCGCCGGAAACtgtttgtaaagaatgaaaataTTAGCGAAGATGAAGTTTCACGCGCGCACTATTTCTTTTAAGGCAGGGTAAAGACCGAAATATGCAGCAATATTGAAAATCCCCCCGCCTGTGACTTAGTAGCGTTTTTTTCGGGAACGCAGAGtccgtaaggaaaaaaaaaaggcattctgATAGCACTCTTTGTAGTCGCACCATGTGCCCCAGCAAAGCAATCGTAAAATGGCAGCAGCGAAATCTCATTGAATTCAATCCGCTTTCAGTAGAGATTGATGCTTTGCCGCTGTTCTTAAGATGCAGAATATCAACGCTCTGGAAATTAATAGCCAATAGAAGCCCATGGGACCTTTGAAGTCGTCCTGGCTAGCCTCGAACATTATCGAGGAAAAAATCATTAGTGATGCTTCATTTCCATTATCATATCCCACAGAGCACGTACATTCCTTGCGGCTTCATCGCAATTAACACATACTTGACAAAGCGAGTCGGAGCCATACGTCACTGCACTTACGTCATCGCTCTGTTGCTGTTCCTCGTCCGAGAGCAACGCCCCCAGGTGTGCGATGTAGTTGGACGCTAGGACCAAGATGTCCAGCTTGGAGAGCTTCGTGTCCGGAGGCACAGATGGCAGCGAACTCTGCAGTGCCTGGAAAGCACTGCGAAGGCTCCTCACCCGGCTACGTTCCCGGGCAGCGTTCCGGGACGTGGCTTTGGCTTGGCTTCTAGCCTTGGGAAGTGCGGTAGTGACGTCGTAGACGTTCAGCGGCGAGGCTACCGTGGCCACGTCGCACGCGTCGGGGCTTGCGTCTGCCTCGCTTTCGGGCAACGTCGCCTGCAGGTGCTGCTGGCAGCAGTCACTCGTCAGGACAGGTGGCTCTTCAAGCAGAGGAGACAGACCTGCGTCATCGCGTGCTGGCCGTGAGTGCTTCGCAATCggaaaatgaaaattaaattcCGCGACTTCGCGTGAGAAACCAtaatctgataatgaggcaggcCCTGTAGTGGATGCCCTTAATTAATTTTGATCACGTGCACTAAGTACGCGAGTGTTCTTGGCATGCCCGCCCACCCCCCCTTCCATCGGCATGCGGCTGATGTGGCCGGATTCGAACCCACGCTACCTTGGCCTCAGcacgcagcgccatagccactggactaCCGCGGTGGGTTGCTTCGTAATCAGGGTATCAAATTCGTAGTGATGACAGGGTACATTAAGCATCACCAGATTTCGATGGGTaatgctgagaaaaaaaaaggttgtggtTTCGCCTAAAGTTCTATACAGTTACAGCAACAGCTGGCAAATCATAGCGCGCAGCAGGACTTTCCTTGCGCTGTGTCAGTTGCAGAAAATAGTTTATCAGTCGTACTAACTCCACATGacgaaaattaatccagagccctctaCTACGACATCCCCTTTTCTTCTCTGGCGCGTTAAGCCCCATTATCCAATCAACATACAGGCTGCACATGCTcgttcaatatttctttttcaacttaCAGCGTTCAAGAACTGTTGTGGGCATGTGTGCGCCTACTCACCCAGAGAGGTGTCGTCCGAAGAGGAAGTACACAGGCCGAGCTCAGACACAATGTCCAGCTCCAGGAGTCCGTCAAAATAACACGGTTCCTGTTCGATGCCGTCCCACAGCTTCCAAGAGCAGTCAGACGTGTCAAAGTCCAGACTGAGAAAGTCTTCCATCACAACAATGTTCGTTCAGCGCGTGCCAGAGAAATCAGCAGTAAAGCTCGAGTGAGTTTCCGCCGTGCAAGAAATCCACGTCGTTTATCGACAGTTTAGTGTGTCCTGTCATCAGATACAGAGCAATAATAAACACTTCACAAGGCGACCAAACCAAGTTTACGCCGCTCCGCCCTAATACGCCCCACAGTCACCATCAAACACCGCCTCCGCGTTTTGTATTTCTAATAATCGGGAAACATACGAAATGCTGCCTCCACAGGTATCACCTATCTTCCGTTAACAAGCTGCCCGAGTAAGAGCACATCGCTGAAGCTAGTGAAGAGTCGTCGCCTCTGCGCATGCGTGGCCCCAACCGTCGTTGCCTCACGCAACACGTCGCCTTAACGCTATGCGTCAGGACTTCCGAGGTATCGCCATCTTTTTATCCCACTAGAGGTCGCTCGTCCCTTTGCTGCCGTCTTGCCTGGACCGTGAGCAATCCACAGAACTTCTCTGAATTTCCCGAGCGTATCACAGGGCTGAACGAAACTGATCAAGGTCTTCTTTGTTCAGAGAGAATAATAAAACCTTGCGAAGTTGCTGCCTTCAAACACCCCTTGTCGAAACGAGAAAGGCTTTCTGCTGAGGGAAAGCTGCGGCGAAGACGTCTCCATTTAAAGCACACTccacgaggaggaggagggagaacGCCGATCGCTTTTCACAGACCCTTCGCCAGTGGCCGCCCGTGAGAGCCAATCAATGAGTGCCGCCCCCGAAGAGGTGTTCAGTTACGCCCCGCCCCCTTTGGCTTCTCGACTTGCAGACGCGCTCAGATAACGAAGGGCGACCAGCGTGACGAAGAAAGGCGCGAAAAGCGATAACTCCGTATCCGACTTCCTTATCACCTGAGCGCGCTACTTCGCTTTGGAAGCGGAGCGACTAAAGGGGGAAAGTACGGCCGGTCAAAAAGTGAACGCTACCGCAtattcatcatcagcagctgTGGCCAAATTTAggtcgaaggcctctcccagcgatctctcctgtcttgcgctagctgattccaacttgcgcctgcaaatttcttaatttcgtcaccccgcctaattttctgccatcctcgacagcgcttcctttctcttgggaCACATCCTGTAACTCCAACGGTCCACTAGTTATTCGTTATCTGCCCTACACCAGTACGTGATCTGCCCAGctccacatttttttctttcgcatatTTAGTCAGTGTTAACTGGATTTCTGAGCGGTCCTGGCTGTTGATTTCAAGCGAGAGTCACGATTGAGGTTGGGTTACGAGCTGCCACATTTGCATCACGTGGCTAGAAAGTTTGCTTGCCTGTGCGTCATCCTTGAGTCAAACGCTGACACACACTCGGAGAATTGACCATCGCGTTTCTTTCGTGGCAGTGTTCACAGCTGGTGGGTTTCGTTGTTTCATGTCATGTTCAGACACATTTGGCCGGCCGAGTCGTGAGCCTTATTTTTTTATCCACAAATTgcccaaggagaaaaaaaaagaagactgatgATGAAAGAGGTAAGGGCCATGGCGGGAGGATAGGATTCAGTTCCAACCACAATGGCACATCTCTGCAGTAGTCCATGCGTTAACAAATCCgagcacacctgagcacttcTTATTAGTTGTGAACGCGAAAGCAGTAATGTCCAATTTGGACGCCGCTGAgccgtccttcgagttatgaacttctcgcgggcaagcgagcgcattgcGACGTTTGTCGCGTTTGGATTTGAACTTACCGAGGCGCAGCGAGTACGCAGAcgagagcttgcacggacaaTGAACAAGCGGATAGCCAACAGGAtagcacaggcttccgagagtgaATGTGACTGTGATATGGCGTCGCGGCGgagccctctcccctcacgcaacacctggcgcgctactgCAGCAGCCGGTgttccctttcacccgctctgatTCGTCGAGGCGCaatcgtgacgtggcgtcgcagacaATGGGAAATTAGGTGCCATTTTGGGGCTAAACACGCCGGACGACtgttttttcgctcaatgagtcATTTGACGATTTCGCATCAAAATGTGCTACAGAGCAATAGAAATTAAGCATAGAATAtcagtgcatattttttttaaaaactcATGAACACTGGCACTGTGGTTCTCTTG contains:
- the LOC142560638 gene encoding uncharacterized protein LOC142560638, with translation MEDFLSLDFDTSDCSWKLWDGIEQEPCYFDGLLELDIVSELGLCTSSSDDTSLGLSPLLEEPPVLTSDCCQQHLQATLPESEADASPDACDVATVASPLNVYDVTTALPKARSQAKATSRNAARERSRVRSLRSAFQALQSSLPSVPPDTKLSKLDILVLASNYIAHLGALLSDEEQQQSDDSSADDSTGRELESASSRSYLHPVKKWPMRSRLYAGAKPYADDRTRRHASDLFQTKKSAKNVWRRQDPRT